A single region of the Streptococcus sanguinis genome encodes:
- the csm6 gene encoding type III-A CRISPR-associated CARF protein Csm6 has protein sequence MKILISAVGTTDPIMKNHDGALLHLTRIYRPEKIVLIYSEEMLAKKEWIETALQSIEGYSPIIVVDSTILKNDEVYIFDKMYEEITQIIKRYKNDEDELILNLSSATPQIISAMFAANRIYDYNTRAVQVATPDKSANRRFDPASGPDIEELIDTNIDNSSSFENRSLEDKSEKFNQSLVKRYLRQLIKQYDYAAALAILTKKDNKILSKTKQKKVCAILENFVNVFRKQSLLADISNQDFSAQEAKAINYFLMIDILNRRGHIADVLIKSKSLAEFLLEELLRKEHPNLIIRTDNLPRLNPEHSDSDEIITYIDSILKKERSIEKEERIFQYNSVLNLLSFYNILEFYKEDEDLMDSIKVVKSFNGERNNLAHGLMEIDSQTVNNKRMLKLIRALQAMLQYNYSFDVEWFSYFDKKNEFLLDQLK, from the coding sequence ATGAAAATTTTAATATCTGCAGTTGGGACGACAGATCCCATTATGAAGAATCACGATGGAGCTTTGCTGCATCTAACTCGAATATATCGTCCAGAAAAAATTGTTTTAATTTATAGCGAGGAGATGTTAGCTAAGAAGGAATGGATAGAAACGGCTCTTCAGTCTATTGAAGGCTATTCGCCAATCATTGTTGTCGATTCGACTATTTTAAAAAACGATGAAGTCTATATTTTTGATAAGATGTATGAAGAAATCACTCAGATTATTAAGCGTTATAAAAATGATGAAGATGAACTAATCTTAAATCTTTCTTCTGCGACTCCTCAAATAATTTCTGCGATGTTTGCTGCTAATCGAATCTATGATTATAATACTAGAGCTGTGCAAGTTGCGACTCCAGATAAATCAGCTAATCGACGTTTTGATCCAGCTTCCGGCCCTGATATTGAAGAATTAATTGATACAAATATAGATAATAGTAGTAGCTTTGAGAATCGTAGCTTAGAAGATAAATCTGAAAAGTTTAATCAGTCTTTGGTGAAACGCTACCTGAGACAACTTATCAAGCAGTATGATTATGCAGCAGCGCTTGCAATTCTGACGAAAAAAGATAACAAAATTCTGTCTAAAACAAAGCAAAAGAAAGTATGTGCTATTCTGGAAAATTTTGTTAATGTGTTTAGAAAACAATCACTGCTAGCAGATATTTCAAATCAAGATTTTAGTGCTCAAGAGGCTAAAGCAATCAACTACTTTTTAATGATTGATATTTTAAATCGTCGAGGACATATTGCTGATGTTTTGATAAAATCAAAATCTCTTGCCGAATTTCTTTTAGAAGAGCTTCTTCGTAAAGAGCATCCTAACCTCATTATCAGAACTGACAATTTACCTAGATTAAATCCAGAACACTCAGACTCTGATGAAATTATAACTTATATTGATTCTATTCTAAAGAAGGAGAGAAGTATTGAAAAAGAAGAGAGAATTTTTCAATACAATTCTGTTTTGAATCTGCTGTCATTTTATAATATTTTAGAGTTTTATAAAGAAGATGAGGATTTGATGGACAGTATCAAGGTTGTAAAAAGTTTCAATGGAGAGCGAAATAACCTTGCTCACGGTTTGATGGAGATTGATAGTCAGACTGTAAATAATAAAAGAATGCTGAAATTAATCAGAGCTTTGCAAGCAATGCTTCAGTATAATTACTCCTTTGATGTAGAATGGTTTAGTTATTTTGATAAGAAAAATGAATTTTTACTTGATCAGTTAAAATAA
- a CDS encoding glycosyltransferase family 39 protein, which translates to MSKIYHLSFSILQKVMLITAVHWFLIAIWHVAELNSIAIIAFAGLAYLAYRYRHLLEKAYHWLMKHKLLIMLAAFIFQLIMLFSAELLIRRDAAVVFTGAFKTLKESSISSYLTRNPNNVSLFLYERFFFNVFGESGLWVMQALNIVYTNVTALILYKGCQKYFSQKAADAVFSLYVLLLGFSPYFFSMYTDIPPLPFISLQIFLVLGLLKGEETSRQLVWRSILLGLMTSLAFFFRPTVMILLIAVFGVLFFKKNWKKFFLALVVFACSFAISYAPLHYWSKHQTEVPIMKGEGLAKGPLLFINLGLTFNGHNQEDMKEGLLQYIEPDKQYDYNNGMFAKEYVIKEIKRRLSEYNPLTLAHHLFHKQSLTVAEGDLGWLYRSVENEKTPYISPFYQDTKDNPLTQFVRDFFLNTDKSEFVYFSLSKQVVWIVMAAGLVFALWKYRSSDELNFLTLAVFGGLLFLQIFEGGKTRYLIQFLPQILILSALGLAQYPQALGKFRFWTRKKESLE; encoded by the coding sequence ATGTCTAAGATTTATCATCTATCCTTTTCGATATTACAGAAAGTTATGCTGATTACGGCTGTTCATTGGTTTCTGATTGCCATCTGGCATGTTGCAGAGCTGAATAGTATAGCTATAATTGCCTTTGCTGGCTTGGCTTATCTGGCCTATCGCTATCGGCATTTGCTAGAAAAAGCTTATCATTGGCTGATGAAGCATAAACTTCTTATTATGCTAGCTGCCTTTATTTTTCAGCTGATTATGCTCTTTTCAGCAGAACTTTTGATTAGGCGGGATGCAGCAGTTGTCTTTACAGGGGCTTTCAAAACTCTGAAAGAAAGCTCCATTTCCAGCTATCTGACCCGCAACCCTAACAATGTCTCACTCTTTCTCTACGAGCGTTTTTTCTTTAACGTATTTGGGGAATCTGGTCTATGGGTCATGCAGGCCTTGAATATTGTTTATACTAACGTAACGGCCTTGATTCTCTATAAGGGCTGCCAAAAGTATTTTTCCCAAAAGGCTGCAGATGCTGTCTTTAGTTTATATGTGCTCTTACTGGGATTCTCTCCTTATTTCTTTTCAATGTATACCGATATTCCGCCTCTGCCTTTCATTAGTCTGCAGATTTTCCTAGTTCTGGGATTGCTAAAGGGAGAGGAAACCAGTAGACAGCTGGTTTGGCGCAGTATTTTGCTTGGGCTGATGACTAGTCTGGCTTTCTTCTTTAGACCAACAGTAATGATTCTGCTGATAGCTGTCTTTGGAGTCCTCTTTTTCAAAAAGAATTGGAAGAAGTTCTTTCTAGCATTAGTCGTTTTTGCTTGCAGTTTTGCGATTAGTTACGCCCCGCTGCATTACTGGTCCAAGCATCAGACGGAAGTGCCGATTATGAAGGGAGAGGGACTAGCAAAAGGTCCCCTGCTCTTTATCAATCTAGGTCTGACCTTTAATGGCCACAATCAGGAAGATATGAAAGAAGGGCTCTTGCAGTACATTGAGCCCGATAAGCAGTATGACTATAACAATGGCATGTTTGCCAAGGAATATGTTATCAAGGAAATCAAGCGGCGCTTAAGTGAATATAATCCTTTGACTTTAGCTCATCATCTCTTCCACAAGCAGTCTCTGACTGTAGCAGAAGGTGATTTGGGCTGGCTCTACCGCAGTGTTGAAAATGAAAAGACGCCTTATATATCGCCTTTTTACCAAGATACGAAGGATAATCCTTTAACTCAGTTTGTCCGTGACTTCTTCCTGAACACTGACAAGTCAGAATTTGTCTATTTCTCGCTGTCCAAGCAGGTGGTCTGGATTGTCATGGCGGCAGGACTTGTCTTTGCCCTTTGGAAATATCGCTCCAGTGATGAGCTGAATTTTCTAACCTTAGCTGTTTTTGGTGGCCTGCTCTTTCTGCAGATTTTCGAGGGAGGGAAGACGCGTTATCTGATTCAGTTTTTGCCACAGATTCTAATTCTGTCTGCCCTAGGATTAGCCCAGTATCCTCAAGCCCTAGGGAAGTTTCGCTTTTGGACTAGAAAGAAGGAGTCTTTAGAATGA
- a CDS encoding LysR family transcriptional regulator, with amino-acid sequence MRIQQLHYIIKIVETGSMNEAAKQLFITQPSLSNAVRDLENEMGIEIFIRNPKGITLTKDGMEFLSYARQVVEQTQLLEERYKNPVAHRELFSVSAQHYAFVVNAFVSLLKKSDMEKYELFLRETRTWEIIDDVKNFRSEIGVLFLNSYNRDVLSKMLDDNHLIATHLFTAQPHIFVSKSNPLAKKKLVQLSDLENFPYLSYDQGTHNSFYFSEEILSQEHHKKSIVVSDRATLFNLLIGLDGYTIATGILNSNLNGDNIVSIPLDIDDPIELVYIQHEKASLSKMGERFIEYLIEEVKFDK; translated from the coding sequence ATGAGAATTCAACAGTTACACTATATTATCAAAATCGTCGAGACTGGCAGTATGAACGAAGCTGCGAAGCAGCTTTTCATTACACAGCCTAGTTTGTCCAATGCTGTGCGGGATTTGGAAAATGAAATGGGAATCGAGATTTTCATTCGCAATCCCAAGGGAATTACCTTGACCAAGGACGGCATGGAGTTTCTTTCCTATGCCCGGCAGGTAGTTGAGCAGACGCAGCTTCTAGAGGAGCGATACAAAAACCCTGTCGCCCACCGTGAGCTTTTTAGCGTGTCTGCCCAGCACTATGCCTTTGTGGTCAATGCTTTTGTTTCCCTGCTTAAAAAAAGCGATATGGAGAAATACGAGCTCTTTTTGCGGGAAACTCGGACTTGGGAAATTATTGACGACGTAAAAAACTTCCGCAGTGAAATCGGCGTCCTCTTTCTCAATAGCTACAACCGCGATGTCCTATCCAAGATGCTGGATGACAATCACCTGATTGCCACTCATCTCTTTACAGCTCAGCCCCATATCTTTGTCAGCAAGTCCAATCCGCTAGCCAAGAAAAAGCTGGTTCAATTATCTGACTTAGAAAACTTCCCCTACCTCAGCTATGACCAAGGGACTCACAACTCCTTCTACTTTTCTGAGGAAATTCTCTCTCAGGAACACCATAAAAAATCTATCGTGGTCAGCGACCGTGCGACCCTCTTTAACCTTTTGATCGGTCTGGATGGCTACACGATTGCAACCGGTATCCTCAACAGCAACCTCAACGGAGATAATATCGTGTCAATCCCACTGGACATTGATGATCCGATTGAGCTGGTCTACATCCAGCACGAAAAAGCCAGCCTATCCAAAATGGGAGAACGCTTCATTGAGTATCTGATTGAGGAAGTGAAGTTTGATAAATAA
- a CDS encoding dihydroorotate dehydrogenase, with translation MSDQRLRVSLPGLDLKNPIIPASGCFGFGQEYAKYYDLDLLGSIMIKATTLEPRFGNPTPRVAETPAGMLNAIGLQNPGVEVVLTEKLPWLEKHYPGLPIIANVAGFSNQEYATVAGKISQAPNVKAIELNISCPNVDHGNAGLLIGQVPELAYEATKAAVETSAVPVYVKLTPSVADITQVAKAVEDAGAAGFTMINTLVGMRFNLKSRKPIIANGTGGMSGPAVFPVALKLIRQVAQASKLPIIGMGGVDSAEAALEMFIAGASAIGVGTANFTDPYACPTIIEDLPKVMDKYGIESLETLRKEVRENLL, from the coding sequence ATGAGTGACCAACGTTTAAGGGTTTCCTTGCCAGGCTTGGACCTAAAAAATCCTATTATTCCAGCCTCTGGCTGCTTTGGCTTCGGACAAGAGTATGCTAAGTACTATGATTTGGACCTGCTAGGCTCTATCATGATAAAGGCAACGACCTTAGAGCCTCGATTTGGCAATCCCACACCGCGGGTGGCAGAAACGCCAGCTGGTATGCTTAATGCTATTGGTTTGCAAAATCCTGGCGTTGAAGTTGTACTGACTGAAAAACTACCCTGGCTGGAAAAGCATTATCCCGGCCTGCCAATCATCGCTAATGTAGCGGGATTTTCCAATCAAGAGTATGCCACAGTGGCTGGGAAAATATCTCAAGCCCCTAATGTCAAGGCTATTGAGCTCAATATCTCCTGTCCTAATGTTGACCATGGAAATGCTGGGCTTTTGATTGGTCAAGTTCCAGAGTTGGCTTACGAAGCAACTAAGGCAGCAGTAGAGACTTCTGCTGTACCAGTCTATGTCAAATTAACTCCAAGCGTAGCAGACATTACTCAGGTAGCCAAGGCTGTTGAAGACGCTGGTGCTGCTGGTTTTACCATGATTAACACCTTAGTAGGTATGCGATTTAACTTGAAGTCGCGCAAGCCTATTATCGCTAATGGCACAGGGGGTATGTCGGGTCCGGCTGTCTTTCCGGTAGCGCTCAAGCTTATCCGTCAAGTGGCGCAGGCAAGCAAACTTCCCATTATTGGTATGGGGGGAGTTGATTCTGCGGAGGCTGCTCTGGAGATGTTTATAGCAGGTGCTTCAGCTATCGGGGTGGGCACTGCCAATTTCACGGATCCTTATGCCTGTCCGACCATCATTGAAGACTTGCCAAAGGTTATGGATAAATACGGCATCGAAAGTCTTGAAACTTTACGAAAAGAAGTTCGAGAGAATTTGCTTTAA
- a CDS encoding DUF4336 domain-containing protein: MKRPVPIYEPLYSLKSIAENIWIVDGDLIEMDAVVTKLPFSTRMTVIKLANGQLWCHSPIQPNQALFDQLDVLGPVAHLVSPNKIHYAYIADWKKRYPEAIAWSSPGVEERAAKQKIPVSFNEKLTDEAPEAWAGQIDQLVFKGSTYIEEVVFFHKDSQTLILTDLIENFETKHFPSQIRGKAYKLVRVAAPDGQTPIDYRMTFIGHQKEANECLEQMLAWQPEKIILAHGSCFLENGRAELRRALRWIK, encoded by the coding sequence ATGAAAAGACCTGTTCCTATCTATGAACCGCTTTATAGCTTGAAGTCTATTGCCGAGAATATCTGGATTGTTGACGGTGATTTGATTGAGATGGATGCAGTGGTGACAAAGTTGCCTTTTTCTACCCGCATGACTGTTATCAAGTTAGCAAATGGTCAGCTCTGGTGCCATTCACCAATTCAGCCAAATCAAGCCTTGTTTGACCAGTTGGATGTTTTGGGACCAGTTGCACATCTTGTTTCGCCTAATAAGATTCACTATGCCTATATAGCTGACTGGAAGAAGCGTTATCCTGAGGCAATTGCTTGGTCTAGCCCAGGAGTGGAAGAGAGAGCAGCCAAGCAGAAAATACCAGTCTCTTTTAATGAAAAACTGACAGATGAGGCTCCAGAAGCTTGGGCAGGTCAGATAGATCAGTTGGTTTTCAAGGGAAGTACTTATATTGAGGAAGTTGTCTTTTTTCATAAGGACAGTCAAACCTTGATTTTGACAGATTTGATTGAGAATTTTGAAACAAAACATTTTCCAAGTCAGATTCGCGGCAAGGCTTATAAATTAGTTCGAGTTGCAGCTCCGGATGGCCAGACACCTATTGACTACCGCATGACCTTTATCGGTCATCAAAAAGAAGCCAATGAATGTCTAGAGCAGATGCTGGCTTGGCAACCGGAGAAAATCATACTAGCCCACGGTTCTTGTTTTCTGGAAAATGGCAGAGCAGAACTCAGAAGAGCACTTAGGTGGATAAAATAG
- a CDS encoding NUDIX hydrolase: MVQLATICYIDNGREFLMLHRNKKPNDVHAGKWIGVGGKLERGETPQECAAREILEETGLKAKPVLKGVITFPEFTPNLDWYTYVFKVTEFEGELIDCNEGTLEWVPYDQVLSKPTWEGDHTFVEWLLEDKPFFSAKFVYDGDKLLDTQVDFYE, encoded by the coding sequence ATGGTTCAGTTAGCAACGATTTGTTATATCGATAATGGTCGAGAGTTTCTTATGTTGCATCGCAATAAAAAGCCCAATGATGTTCACGCTGGAAAATGGATCGGTGTCGGTGGCAAGCTAGAGCGTGGAGAAACCCCGCAGGAATGCGCTGCACGTGAGATTCTAGAGGAAACAGGTCTAAAGGCCAAGCCTGTTCTTAAAGGCGTTATCACTTTTCCAGAGTTTACTCCCAACTTGGACTGGTACACCTACGTCTTCAAGGTGACGGAGTTTGAGGGGGAATTGATTGACTGCAACGAAGGGACTTTAGAATGGGTGCCCTATGACCAGGTTTTGTCTAAACCAACTTGGGAAGGCGATCATACTTTTGTTGAGTGGCTTCTAGAAGACAAGCCTTTCTTTTCAGCAAAGTTTGTTTATGACGGGGATAAGCTGCTGGATACGCAGGTGGACTTTTACGAATAA
- a CDS encoding uracil-DNA glycosylase: MQHSAWHALIKEQLPEGYFAKINHFLDEVYASGTIYPPREKVFNAIQTTDLADVKVVILGQDPYHGPRQAQGLSFSVPDDIPAPPSLQNILKELADDIGVKESHDLTSWAQQGVLLLNAGLTVPAGQANAHAGLIWEPFTDAIIKVANEKTDPVVFILWGSYARKKKALISNSQHLIIESAHPSPLSAYRGFFGSKPFSRTNDFLVAKGLEPIDWLA; encoded by the coding sequence ATGCAGCATTCAGCTTGGCACGCTTTGATTAAGGAGCAATTGCCGGAAGGTTATTTTGCAAAAATCAATCATTTTTTAGATGAAGTGTATGCTTCGGGGACCATTTACCCACCTCGGGAAAAGGTTTTTAATGCGATTCAGACGACAGATTTAGCAGATGTTAAGGTGGTTATTTTGGGGCAGGATCCCTACCACGGACCAAGACAGGCACAAGGCTTAAGTTTTTCGGTGCCTGATGACATTCCAGCTCCGCCTTCTTTGCAGAATATTCTCAAAGAACTGGCTGATGATATCGGTGTGAAAGAGTCGCATGATTTGACTTCCTGGGCTCAGCAAGGTGTTCTCTTGCTAAATGCTGGTCTGACAGTGCCTGCTGGTCAGGCCAATGCGCATGCTGGCTTAATCTGGGAGCCTTTTACTGATGCTATTATCAAGGTAGCTAATGAGAAGACCGATCCAGTTGTCTTTATCCTCTGGGGTTCTTACGCCCGCAAGAAAAAAGCCCTGATTAGCAATTCTCAACATTTGATAATCGAGTCAGCTCACCCAAGTCCGCTGTCCGCTTACCGTGGTTTCTTTGGTAGTAAACCTTTTTCTCGTACCAATGATTTTTTAGTAGCTAAGGGCTTGGAGCCTATCGATTGGTTAGCTTAG
- a CDS encoding dihydroorotate dehydrogenase electron transfer subunit has protein sequence MVSDSCKKRFGKIMLEQMELLEQVEIAPNIFSMILKGQMVAQMQAGQFLHIRVPDESKLLRRPISIAEIDRDNLTCRIIYRIEGGGTAIFSQLPVGSFLDVMGPQGNGFDLSPVRADDRVLIIGGGIGVPPLLEVAKELHTKGAQVTAVLGFSDKSAVILEAEMKKYADVIVTTDNGSYGRKGYVSAVVDEMTQDYAAVYSCGAPAMLQYVDRKFQDHPHAYLSMESRMACGMGACYACVVHVAGQDESVNKRVCEDGPVFETGTIIV, from the coding sequence ATGGTTAGTGACAGTTGTAAAAAGAGATTTGGCAAGATTATGCTGGAGCAGATGGAGCTGCTTGAGCAAGTAGAAATTGCGCCTAATATTTTTTCCATGATTCTAAAGGGACAAATGGTTGCTCAGATGCAGGCTGGGCAGTTTTTACATATTCGGGTACCAGATGAAAGCAAGCTTTTGCGCCGGCCTATCTCAATCGCAGAGATTGACCGAGACAATCTGACTTGTCGCATTATTTATCGGATAGAAGGCGGCGGGACGGCTATTTTTTCTCAACTGCCAGTTGGCTCGTTTCTTGATGTTATGGGACCTCAGGGAAATGGCTTTGATTTAAGTCCTGTAAGGGCAGATGACCGAGTTTTGATTATCGGTGGTGGGATTGGTGTCCCTCCCTTGCTTGAGGTTGCTAAAGAATTGCATACCAAGGGTGCACAAGTGACAGCTGTACTGGGATTCTCTGATAAATCTGCTGTTATTTTGGAAGCAGAAATGAAAAAATACGCTGATGTCATTGTCACGACGGATAATGGTTCCTATGGTCGCAAGGGCTATGTATCAGCGGTGGTAGATGAGATGACCCAAGACTATGCGGCTGTCTATTCCTGTGGAGCGCCAGCCATGCTCCAGTATGTCGATCGTAAGTTTCAGGACCATCCGCATGCTTATCTCTCCATGGAGTCTCGTATGGCTTGTGGTATGGGCGCTTGCTATGCCTGCGTCGTTCATGTGGCAGGTCAGGACGAGTCAGTCAATAAGCGGGTTTGTGAAGACGGGCCGGTCTTTGAGACGGGCACGATTATTGTCTAG
- a CDS encoding dihydroorotase — protein sequence MLLIKNGRVMDPKTGFDQIADLLVEGKKIVKIGQDLQAEGAKVIDASGLVVAPGLVDIHVHFREPGQTHKEDIHTGALAAAAGGFTTVVMMANTNPTISTVETLKEVLESASRENIHIKSVATITENFDGQHLTDFQGLLAAGAVGFSDDGIPLTNAGIVRQALVEARKNNTFISLHEEDPNLNGILGFNEHIAKEHFHICGATGVAEYSMVARDVMIAYDAKAHVHIQHLSKAESVKVVEFAQKLGAQVTAEAAPQHFSKTEALLLTKGSNAKMNPPLRLESDRLAVIEGLKSGVISVIATDHAPHHADEKNVADITQAPSGMTGLETSLSLGLTYLVEAGHLSLMELLEKMTFNPAQLYGFDAGFIAQDGPADLTIFDPEADRLVTDHFASKAANSPFVGEKLKGQVKFTICDGEVVFKG from the coding sequence ATGCTATTAATCAAAAACGGACGAGTTATGGATCCTAAAACTGGTTTTGACCAAATTGCTGACCTCTTGGTTGAGGGGAAGAAAATCGTCAAAATCGGTCAAGATTTGCAGGCAGAAGGAGCAAAAGTGATTGACGCCAGTGGTTTGGTTGTGGCTCCAGGTTTGGTGGATATACATGTGCATTTCCGGGAGCCAGGCCAGACTCATAAGGAAGATATTCATACGGGGGCCTTGGCAGCAGCAGCAGGTGGTTTTACGACCGTTGTTATGATGGCCAATACCAATCCGACTATCTCTACGGTTGAAACTCTGAAAGAAGTACTGGAGTCGGCTAGTCGGGAAAATATCCATATCAAGTCGGTTGCAACAATTACAGAGAATTTTGATGGGCAGCATCTGACAGATTTCCAAGGTCTTTTGGCAGCTGGTGCAGTAGGTTTTTCTGATGACGGTATTCCGCTGACCAACGCTGGCATTGTCCGCCAAGCCCTCGTAGAAGCGCGTAAAAATAACACCTTTATCAGCTTGCACGAGGAAGATCCCAATCTCAACGGCATACTTGGTTTTAACGAGCATATTGCCAAAGAGCATTTTCATATCTGCGGCGCGACAGGTGTGGCAGAGTACAGCATGGTTGCCCGCGATGTTATGATTGCTTATGATGCCAAGGCTCATGTGCATATCCAGCATTTGTCCAAGGCTGAGAGTGTAAAGGTGGTGGAATTCGCTCAGAAGCTAGGCGCTCAAGTCACTGCTGAAGCAGCGCCTCAGCACTTCTCGAAGACAGAAGCTCTGCTATTGACAAAGGGCAGCAATGCTAAGATGAATCCGCCTCTGCGCTTAGAATCGGACCGTCTGGCGGTTATCGAGGGGCTCAAGTCTGGTGTCATTTCTGTCATTGCGACGGACCATGCTCCACATCATGCTGACGAGAAAAATGTAGCCGATATCACTCAGGCGCCTTCTGGTATGACTGGGCTTGAGACTTCGCTTTCTCTGGGACTGACCTACTTGGTAGAGGCTGGTCATCTGAGCTTGATGGAGCTTTTGGAGAAAATGACATTTAATCCAGCTCAGTTGTATGGTTTTGATGCTGGATTCATCGCTCAGGATGGTCCTGCTGATTTGACAATATTTGATCCAGAAGCAGATAGACTTGTGACTGACCACTTTGCCTCCAAGGCAGCCAATTCACCTTTTGTTGGTGAAAAGCTGAAAGGCCAAGTGAAGTTTACTATCTGTGATGGGGAAGTTGTCTTTAAAGGATAA
- the pyrF gene encoding orotidine-5'-phosphate decarboxylase: MREERPIIALDFPSFDDVKDFLEHFPEDEKLYVKIGMEFFYAIGPEIVHYLKGLGHSIFLDLKLHDIPNTVRSAMSVLGTFGIDMVTVHAAGGVEMMSEAKKVLGDKAKLVAVTQLTSTSEEDMRDCQNIQTTVQESVVNYARKAKEAGLDGVVCSAQEVELIKAATAEDFLCVTPGIRPAGAEIGDQKRVMTPQEAHQIGSDYIVVGRPIIQAENPWDAYHEIKKQWNS, translated from the coding sequence ATGCGTGAAGAACGGCCTATTATCGCCCTCGACTTTCCATCTTTTGACGATGTCAAAGATTTCTTGGAGCATTTTCCGGAAGATGAAAAACTCTATGTCAAAATCGGCATGGAATTCTTCTATGCCATCGGTCCAGAAATCGTTCATTATCTGAAAGGTCTTGGACACAGCATTTTCTTGGATCTGAAACTGCACGACATTCCCAATACAGTACGCTCAGCCATGTCTGTCTTAGGTACTTTTGGCATCGACATGGTGACGGTCCATGCAGCAGGCGGTGTAGAGATGATGAGCGAAGCTAAGAAGGTCTTGGGGGATAAGGCTAAGTTGGTTGCGGTGACCCAGCTGACCTCGACCAGCGAGGAAGATATGCGTGATTGCCAAAATATCCAGACTACGGTTCAGGAGTCTGTAGTCAATTACGCTCGGAAAGCTAAAGAAGCCGGTTTGGATGGCGTCGTTTGCTCAGCTCAAGAAGTTGAATTGATTAAGGCGGCAACTGCTGAAGACTTTCTCTGTGTGACGCCGGGTATTCGACCAGCTGGAGCAGAAATTGGCGACCAGAAACGGGTTATGACTCCGCAAGAAGCTCATCAAATCGGTAGTGATTATATTGTAGTAGGACGTCCGATTATTCAGGCTGAAAATCCTTGGGATGCCTACCACGAGATTAAGAAGCAGTGGAATAGCTAA
- the pyrE gene encoding orotate phosphoribosyltransferase, giving the protein MTLAKEIARDLLKIKAVYLKPEEPFTWASGIKSPIYTDNRVTLAYPETRTLIEDGFVEKIRAEFPDVEVIAGTATAGIPHGAIIADKMNLPFAYIRSKPKDHGAGNQIEGRVAPGQKMVVIEDLISTGGSVLDAIAAAKREGADVIGAAAIFTYELPKAEKNFNEAGVKLVTLSNYTELITLAEAEGYVSPEGLDLLEKFKHDQENWHA; this is encoded by the coding sequence ATGACTTTAGCAAAAGAGATTGCGCGTGATTTATTGAAAATCAAAGCTGTGTATTTGAAGCCAGAAGAGCCTTTTACGTGGGCGTCGGGCATCAAATCACCTATATATACGGACAACCGTGTGACCTTGGCCTATCCAGAGACTCGGACCTTGATCGAGGATGGTTTTGTCGAAAAGATTCGGGCGGAATTTCCAGATGTAGAAGTCATTGCTGGAACTGCGACAGCAGGCATTCCTCATGGAGCCATTATCGCGGATAAGATGAACCTGCCATTTGCCTATATCCGCAGCAAACCAAAAGATCACGGAGCGGGCAATCAAATCGAAGGTCGCGTAGCGCCTGGGCAGAAGATGGTTGTCATTGAGGATTTAATCTCAACTGGCGGTTCGGTCTTGGATGCGATTGCTGCAGCGAAACGAGAAGGTGCGGATGTGATTGGAGCAGCAGCCATCTTTACCTATGAGCTGCCAAAAGCAGAAAAGAACTTCAATGAAGCGGGTGTGAAATTAGTAACCCTTTCTAACTACACTGAGCTAATCACTCTGGCCGAAGCTGAGGGGTATGTCAGTCCTGAGGGTTTGGACTTGCTTGAGAAATTTAAGCATGACCAAGAAAATTGGCATGCCTAG